In [Phormidium] sp. ETS-05, the genomic window TGTCCGTCCAGCAAAAGCAAAACGGAATTGGAACCTCTCTTCACCCTGTTACTTGTAGCGGATGACCCTGGGTTTGAGAAACAGGTCTAAATCGATGGGAGGGACAGAATTTATGCACTTTTAACCAAAAGCATATCAAAAAAAACCCTCCTTGTCAAGGGGTTGACTCATCAGGATATTAAATGCTAAATCTACATAAATTATCTGCAACTTATTATTTGTGATTTGTTACAGAACTTCAAAGGACAAAGGACAAGTGACAAATGACCAATGACAAATTATGGATAATTTTGGATAAAAATTAGTGAAAAATTGCCCATGTGATTCCCTTGACATTATCGGACGCAAGATTTAAAATCGCCCGTGGCTAAACTCCAAGTCTGCCCAGAGGAGAATTTTGGCGTCCTGATACGATATGGTAGAGATTGGCCTAGGGATATTAGGTCATTGGCAAAATGACTAAGGACAAATTACTGAAGATATACTAAACAGAAGAGCCAAAAAACTCCAACGAGCAATTATTTAACTGAACAACCAGGGAGAATAAATTGATGACATCGGCAGAGATGACAAAATCGACCATCAGCGAAGCCGAAGTGCAGAAGCTGTGGGAAGCATTCACGGTGTTTGATGCGGACGGCAGCGGCGCCATTTCCGTAGAAGAACTGGGGCAAGTGGTGCGCTCTTTGGGACAAAATCCCAGCGACATCGAGCTGCGGGAGATGATTAAAGAAGTAGATGTGGATGCCTCTGGCACCATTGATTTTGAAGAGTTCAAAGCGCTGATGGTGGCGCAAAGGGGCGATCGCATTAGCCGCCTCAAGCTAGCTTTCAGCGTCTTTGACGAAGATGGTAGCGGACGCATCACCGCCGACGAAATGAAAGATGTGATGGGCCAGTTCGGACTCACCGAAGCCGAACTCGAAGAAATGCTCAAAGAAGTGGACTTCGACGGCGACGGGTCCATTGACTTTGAGGAATTCTGCAAACTGGTGCCCGAGCAAACCACGGCAAAAACCTACACCGACGCTCCCGCCGTCACCACACCGCCAAAATCCAGCACCCCCGCCGCCACCACTCCAGCTCCCGCCGCATCTAGCGCCCCCACTTCTGAAGTGGACCAGCTCAAACAGCTACTATCCCAACACCCCCGCCAAGAGCAGGGACGGGGTACTTCCCGCCTGCAGATGCAAATTGGGCTATTTCGCCTGATACAAGGAGCCGCATATCGCAGCTTCCGGGAAAATTTCTCCGCCAACAGCGAAACCCACCTGCGGGCAAAAAACCTGCCTTATCGCATCGGCGATTTTACCAAATTTGTGGAAAAGGCGATCGGCCTCTACAAAGGCTTAGGCATCGTTGACCCCGCTTGCTACCCGGTCCTTGACGCCGTAGTAGAATCAATTCAAGCGGAATACGCCCGCCTGCAACAGCGCATCGCCAACTGGGCAACTATAGAAAAAACCCCAGAAATGCTCGCCGAAGAACAAGCCATGATCGAGGCGCGCAGCAAGTCCACCACCGTGCGGGAGAAATTCGCCGCTGGCGTGGAGTTTGCCATCACCATGAAGAAAAAGCATATCAGCTTAAGTGACGTGGTAGAAGGCGTCCTCGCCATCAACGAACTTAACCGCCTGCGCCAGATGGACCTCAATCAAGAAATGGCGCCGCCACCGCCACCATCCGGCGAAGACCCCAAAGAATACCTGAAAAAGTGGAACCGGGTTATTATCGACAACGCCGACGAGCAAATCGATGGCGCCATGATGCCAGCCGTTTACTGGTATGAAGATTTCATGCCCAAACTTCTGGCAGCTTTTAGCGTTACCAGCCCAGCCGATATTCAAGAAAACACCGTCCCCAATGAAGCGGCTTTAAATAAATGGTATGAAGAAGCCAAAGCCGCCAGCGAATTTGACCGCTACGCTGCTGATGTGGCGGAAAACTTCCCCAAATGCACGCCGAAACAAAAACTGGAAATCAAACAAGCCTGGAACCTAACCCGCCACTACCTAAATGGGGTGCAGAAACGCCGGGAACGCCAAGAATTTGGCCGCGAGTCTGGGGCACTGTCCCATTACGTCTCCTTTATTGACGTATATCTGGGACGCTCTGACATTAAAGACGCCCAAATGCGCATCAGCTTCCCCTACTTTATCGGTCCGGCGGTGTGGCGTTTCTTCCATACTACGGCGGAAATTGTTTGCAGCAAAACTCCTGAAGAGCAAAAAGCCTTGGTGGCAGCATTCCAGGAATTTTTCAAGCTGTTTGCCACTATGTATCCCTGCCCTTATTGCCGCTACCACTTGAATATGTATGTGGTGCAGAATAAAGAGGTGGAAATGTATCCGATGGAGTATCTGGTTTTGGGGCGTGACCCGAACCTGTCGGATTTTGAGGTGTCGATTAATGATAAGCTGTCAACGGTGGCAGATGGGCCGTCGTTGCGCTTGTTCTTCTGGAAACTGCATAACACGGTTTCCTCTTCGATCGCCCGTACCGAGCAGTGGTATCATAAAGACGAACGAGCTTTCTACACCAGCCGTTACTGGCCCTCTCTGGACTCAGAACTGGCCCGCTCTCAAGCTCTCAAACACGTGAGTATCGCCACCGATCGGCTCTACCGGGTGTATGCGTTGCTCAAACCAATGGCTCGTCTCGCCGGACTCCGCGCCGAACTACAAAAACTGCTGGAAAAAGGCGACGCCGCCAGCATCCAAGAAGCCTGCGACCTTGCCCAAAACCACATCAAAGACTTAGAAGAAGCCGTAGTGGCGGGCAACTTCTTGCAAGAAACCTATAAATTTGACCCCGAACTGGTGGACGCCTCCCCCAACTTCACCCCCGAAGAAGAGGAGTTCAGCCGTAGTGGTTACTTTGTGGAAGCCACCTAAAGGGTTGTCCTTGGTCATTTGTCATTTGTCATTTGAAAAATGACATTTTACCGTAGGGTGGGCATTCGCTCACCCTAATTTTTATCCTGCCCTGGAACTATAATCGTCGTAATAGCATCTAGAAGATCTATCGCAACAGAACCAAGGAGACAGGTTCGTAGTTGGGCTTTAGCCCAAATTGGTTCCGATTATACCATTTGCATTTAATGCCGAAACAGTTCAGATCCCCCCCTGCCCCCCTTAAAAAGGGGGG contains:
- a CDS encoding EF-hand domain-containing protein, with amino-acid sequence MTSAEMTKSTISEAEVQKLWEAFTVFDADGSGAISVEELGQVVRSLGQNPSDIELREMIKEVDVDASGTIDFEEFKALMVAQRGDRISRLKLAFSVFDEDGSGRITADEMKDVMGQFGLTEAELEEMLKEVDFDGDGSIDFEEFCKLVPEQTTAKTYTDAPAVTTPPKSSTPAATTPAPAASSAPTSEVDQLKQLLSQHPRQEQGRGTSRLQMQIGLFRLIQGAAYRSFRENFSANSETHLRAKNLPYRIGDFTKFVEKAIGLYKGLGIVDPACYPVLDAVVESIQAEYARLQQRIANWATIEKTPEMLAEEQAMIEARSKSTTVREKFAAGVEFAITMKKKHISLSDVVEGVLAINELNRLRQMDLNQEMAPPPPPSGEDPKEYLKKWNRVIIDNADEQIDGAMMPAVYWYEDFMPKLLAAFSVTSPADIQENTVPNEAALNKWYEEAKAASEFDRYAADVAENFPKCTPKQKLEIKQAWNLTRHYLNGVQKRRERQEFGRESGALSHYVSFIDVYLGRSDIKDAQMRISFPYFIGPAVWRFFHTTAEIVCSKTPEEQKALVAAFQEFFKLFATMYPCPYCRYHLNMYVVQNKEVEMYPMEYLVLGRDPNLSDFEVSINDKLSTVADGPSLRLFFWKLHNTVSSSIARTEQWYHKDERAFYTSRYWPSLDSELARSQALKHVSIATDRLYRVYALLKPMARLAGLRAELQKLLEKGDAASIQEACDLAQNHIKDLEEAVVAGNFLQETYKFDPELVDASPNFTPEEEEFSRSGYFVEAT